CAGAGCAAATTAGTTCCATATGTTCATTTTACATACAATGTGCTCTGGTCCTGGAAAAACTTGTTGAAAATTGCATACAGTTTCCACATCAGTGCACGAAAACTTAAAATAGTTGATTAATTGTGTCTTTTCCCCCtttgattattttaatgaatgtcaTTGGActaaactaataataaataaaggcaTCATAAGACCCTCATGCCAACTCAGTGTAATGTTTAATAgagataatatttttttaaatggctacatttaaaatgatatttttctACATATGAGAGTACACCTAAATGAAAGCTGTCAGATCTGTCTATTTGGTGTAGGGCCACATTACCCAGATAAAGGGTTGGTTATTATTTCAGAGCCCAGTGGCCCCTGAGATAAGGCTGTACCAAGCAAACATGTCCCTGCTGTTACCTTGGGAAAGTGCTAAATCATGTTTAAAGGACTCCTTGTGACGTCATATGTAAAATCCTTGTGCTTTTGCTGACAACTAATTTTTGCAAATGAGGGACTTCAGTAGTTGTCAGTATTTATATACAGAAATCTTTTAACCACCTTGCATTTAAGAAAGCAGCAGCAATGGAAGAGTTTAATGCTGGGGGTTTTTATGCAGCTTCTGAATTAACTGTATTATTTGTCACAATTAGTAAGCAGAATTGctgaataatatttaatatccATCATAATATTTAACACCAATCtattatttcagaaaaaaatccaGTGTTATTACcattataattgtttttatggttatataacattttctattttgtttctttggccACTGCTCATTCAAACCAAGAAAGGCTTAATTTACCACAAGCAATAataaaatccaaaaataatAAGAATCAACAATTGTTGACTTTatcaattaaattaattaggTGAATTGAGCTGAAATGTGGCATTACCTCTGAAATACCAGTCCCCTACAACTGCTCCTGAGCAGGGAAATAAATGAGTCTTTGTCATGCAATCACTGTATGTAATGTGACTATTGTGCAGCAGAGAGGTGTGAGCAGCCTGCACTCAGCTCAAAGCATGTACACAAAGCCAGAGAGAGTAAACACGCCACTACTAATCACTGTCATAATACAACTCATGATATAGTTACAATATTTAACaagataaatttaaaaaatgtttttaaatatgtttctgaATCATTATGGTCAAATATAACTGacagtgtaatataataaagcatttttttgcCCCAAACTGTTTACTTGGCACTCTTTTTGCATGTCAAAAGTATTGTCAaaattttatgcatattttgtgATCAAATATTCTCTAAACTGCTATTAAACAGTATTCAGTTACACAGAACTAGTTGTATTTCCTAAActgtttaaatttttaatttatttttgttcacaaTATACAGTATGGGGGGCTTAAATATGGTTTCACATATATGgcagcatttgtttgttttattcatgaGGGCACATATGTGTTTCAGATGTATgttctttaatatttttgaatgttttacagATGGTCTCAGAAAAGGTTATGCCATCGCCTACTCTACTTTATccatttaatgtaattatattaaCATAGTATGAGTGCTATTTCTGCTTTGACTAGCTGTGCTGTGACAGTGTGACAAAGCGATTGGTTTCTTCAATGTGCCAGTTTCTTCAACGGAAGGATTTTTATGGATGTGGGAACAAAAGCATGCACCGTCCCTCTTTAAGACCAGTGCCATATTCTCTCTGACCGTCATCCAGGAGGAAGGTATAAAAGCAGGTGGTACCCTTCTGCAATCAAAACATTTGTCTCAGTGTTCCATGAAAACCCAACACCTCAGTAACAGCCATGCAGCATCTAAATACCCGGGCAGACAGTCACCTTGGCGGTCAGGGGGACTGTGAACTGGATACATTTGGGAAAGGCGGATGGGTGAACCAGGCTTACAGTGGCAGCCCTCCACCCGTACAGCACTCTATCAGCACCATCTACAGCCCTCAACCCCTTTTCCACAGCCCACTGGAGAGTATGAGCAAGCTGAGCACACCCAACCCAGGCGAGGGCAGCATGCTGAGCCAGCCTTTGGCGACGAAGAGCTCTGGCTGTTGCTCGTCTTTCCTACGAGGTATCAAAGGTAAGTGCGCACTGACAATCCTTTTTTTCATGGACAGTCATTTTGGGAATCATCTTTAATCTAGTAAATCACTGAAAACAAATTTCTAAGTCTTGAAGTTtctatattttctgtttttgttgttgttgctgaagATCCGGCTGGTCTTCCTTCATTAACATTTACTGAAGTGATTAAAGTAAAGAGTAAAGTTtccttaaaataaatgaattttatacATTGTGTTTGAGTACTAATTTAATATGATTGCATTTCATTAGTTATTTTTGATGTtagctaaatatttaaaagagttttgaggtaaaaaaacaaaaaacaaaaaacaaaaaaacttattTTGATTTGACAGGACTGTGGGGAACTAGACTGACAGAGGACACAACAGAGAATCGAGAGCTGTTTGTGAGAACTACCCTGAGAGAGTTACTTGTCTACATTCTTTTTCTAGTGGACATATGTTTGTGTAAGTGGAAGGGTTCTGAAATTTTCACATTGATTCATCTGCATGTTttcagaaaaagacaaaaaagactTGGAAAAAGACAATAGAATTTCATAAAAACGAAGTGAtgcaaaacatattttaacaaaattaaaattaattaatggaACATATGAAATGAGAGACGTTAGCGTTTAATTTCGATTAAAATTTTCTTTAGATAACTGGTTCCAATGTTGCtggttgatttttttatttctgatatATAATTGTGGAATGAATAATGCAGAAATGCAACAGAGAGCAACATCGTCAGCATTGTTTTATCAATAACTGAGGTGACCACTGCGTGTGTTATACCACTGGATTATTCTAAAGCTGTGTTCTATTATCTTCAGCAAACTGCTTCATTCTAAGTGCTTATTGTGAGTCTTCCCTCCCCACCTGTGTTATACAGGGCATTGTCTAAGGGAACATCAATAATGAAAGGAATACAAGCTGTGCTCTTCTGTCTTTTGCTGATAAGAGCCCAGGCCAGGCCATTTAGGCTTTGTATGTGATGGACGTGAATTGTTTGAGGCAGCTATTTGTGTCCTCCAGTGCTCTCTTTCCTCAAACAAATCACCCTCCTTTAATTGAGGCTTTTGGCTTTTATGATATGTCCACTGCAAATGAATGACTTTTTAATGAAAAGCTTTGCTATGATGGCTCTTGTCTGTGTTAGGGTGAATAATACAGAAAACCTGTATAAAGTCTGATAGGATTCAAACTGGGTGACCACTACTATGATTAGTAAtaattgtattgtatttcaGTGACCTATGGCATGACCAGCTCTACCACCTACTACTACACTAAAGTTATGACAGATCTGTTTGTGAATACACCATCTGACAGTGGGCTCACGTTCCAGTCCATTGGCGTGATGGATGATTTATGGACAGTGAGTAGTAGTATCTAACTAAGCAATTTTTAAAGTCACTATGAATAAGATAGTCTGCCAAttggcataaatgtaaatttaaatgtaatgttactgAAGAACCTCTAAGTTCCCAAGGTCTAAACCTTTATGTTCCAGTACTAATGTCATCTGAAAATGGACATTGTTTATTCATGAGAATTTATCTAAAATAAGATTAGTAATTTTAGAAACACTCATTGAGTGTGTTTTGTCACAATGACAGGTGTTGAGTCATTGTTCTGAGGCCTGAGAATGACAGATGTTGAGTTATTGTTCTGAGGCCTCCTACAATATGCTTTAAAAActtatatataatgaatatatagTTAATCTTCCTTCTAATCTGTACAGTACACGCAAGGTCCATTGTTGGATGGCCTCTATTGGACAAGATGGTACAACAACCAATCTCTTGACACGGGGATGCACTCCTTTATCTACTATGAGAACATGCTCCTTGGTGTGCCACGCATACGGCAGCTGAAAGTGAAGGACAAGTCTTGTAAGGTGCCCAGTGACTTTAAGGAGGAAATCACTGACTGTTTTGATGTCTACAGTGACAAGAAAGAAGACAACAGTGTATTTGGACTTATCAATGGAACAGCGTGAGTGATGTAGTGAATCTACTTACTGTTACTGAAACATTGCTGATATTTTGATCAGTAAACGTAGCTCTTATCACATCCATGacacaggtaaaaaaaacaaacaaacaaacaaacaaaaaaaattcttctGCATATGAAGATAGAACTTCAACAAGATAGATtctttcatcatcatcatcatcagatatatattttgtatgtagtGCTCAACTCTCTCATTAATATGGATTTATCATTTTCTTTGGCTTTATTGCTCTTTAGCTGGCAATaccagacagaaaaagaaatgaacgGATCCAGTCACTGGGGCATGCTGGCCACATATAGTGGAGGGGGGTACTACCTAGACCTGACCCTGACAAAAGAGGAGAGTGCTGCTCTTCTGGCAAACCTCAAAGACAACCTGTGGCTGGACCATGGAACCAGGgttgtttttattgatttttctaCATACAATGCCAACATAAATCTCTTCTGTGTTATTAGGTACGGATACCATAATATTTCTTATACAGATTAAcgttttagtgtgttttttagCATTAGTGTCCTAATGAGATTTCTCTCTTCTAGGTTGGTGGTTGAATTCCCTGCCACTGGAGGAGCAGTTCCCTCATACCAAATTCGAACAGTGAAGCTGATTCGATATATTACCACATGGGATTACTTCATCATTGGGTGTGAgattgttttctgtgtgttcaTCTTTTACTACATCGTGGAGGAGATACTGGAGCTTCGCATACACAGACTTTCCTACTTCAAAAGCATCTGGAACACTCTGGATGTAGTGGTCATTCTAGTAAGATAACTTAATTagcaaattataaaatattcatcaGTTCAGTTCTTTGATAAGTTAATTTTTGCCCTTAACCTTTCTGCATAAGTTAGATTTCAAGAAAGGTTTCATAAGTTACAATATGTCTTTTTTTCACAGCTTGCTATTGTTGCAATTATCTTCAATGTATTTCGGACGATTAAGGTTGACAGGTTACTTGGAAACCTTCTGAAAGAGCCCAATATGTATGCTGATTTTGAATTTCTTGCATTTTGGCAAACACAATACAACAACATGAATGCTGTAAACTTGTTTTTTGCTTGGATCAAGGTAAGACCTTTCTGTAGTTTACTATTGCATATAACAGttgattataaatgtttaatgaaaaatgGATGAGACTAATTGAAATCCTCTGATGATATTCATTCTTGCAGATATTCAAGTACATCAGTTTCAATAAGACGATGACTCAGCTGTCCTCTACCCTGGCACGTTGTGCCACAGACATCCTGGGGTTTGCCATTATGTTCTTTATAGTGTTTTTTGCCTATGCGCAGCTTGGATATCTTCTCTTTGGAACTGAGGTCGAATCATTCAGcacattttataaatgcatgtaaGAAAACGTTTTGATGGAGTTTAAAGTTAAAACAATATATCACATTAATAATACTATATATGGATTTGAAGTTTTACGTGAAACTTACATTATTTCAGATTATACCATGTCATATACAAAATGTCTTATGCAGTCTTGTTATGTTTGCAGATTCACTCAGTTTCGGATCATTCTTGGAGACTTTGACTATGATGGCATTGAAAGGGCGAACAGAATCCTTGGACCGATATATTTTTTCACTTACGTGTTCTTTGTCTTCTTTGTGTTACTGGTGGGTCCTCTATACTTAAATGCAAACTAAGGAACTCACTTAAACAAATCATAAATATGACTTACTCAAAACCATCTTTCATTGTACAGAATATGTTTTTGGCTATAATCAATGACACATACTCAGAAGTAAAAGAGGAACTTGCTTCCCAAAAAGATGAACTTCAGATTTCAGACCTCATTAAACAGGTGAGGCATCAAATAAGCAATCTTCATTTCGGCACAAAGTCAGATAGATACAAAAAATCCAAAAGCAAAATTCCGTCAAGCTTAGTGAACCTATTGTTacttgtttatatttacagaagAAGCCAAGTTTCAAATGTCAACATTACATGTGTTATCAATGTACactcttcatttcttttcagAGTTATACTAAGACCTTTATGAAGCTAAAgctcaaaaaagaaaagatctCTGATGTTCAGAAGGCCTTGCAATCAGGATCAAAAGAATTAGAATTCAAAGACTTTAGAGAAACTCTGAAGGAGTAAGTTACATTTCTCTTAAGTACCAACAGACCTAGAATAAATAACTGATAGTTCTCCATGATTTTCCACCCAGAATGGGTCATGCTGATCATGAGATCTCAGCAGCCTTCTCCAGATTTGACCAGGATGGTAATCAGATTCTAGACCTGGTGGAGCAGGAGACTATGAGACGAGAGCTGGAGGAAAAAAGGGTTTGAGCTCCatcaacactttttaaaaaaaattaaaactgctACAGTTTCCTGTATTTAATAGAAATTTGAAGTAATTACTAGTTAGGCATATTATATGGATGTGTATTTTATTCCCTTTGTATGCTCTATGTGCTCTCATTTTAGATGTGTCTAGTCTCTACTGACTACACAGAAcaaatcaaagtcaaagtcaatcATATTCAGAGTAAATTAAAGCATGTCATTAAATTAGACAAAATCTTTTTTCCAACAGGATGCACTCAATGCAGAGCTTCATAATCTTGGACTAAACTATGGAAACAGTGGGCATTTAACAGAAGACAAGGAGAAAGCAACCTCTATTCCAGTGACTCAGGAACAATTTCAGAAGTAGGTTATGCAGTTATTATAGTAAAAAAACTGACTATCCAAGTAAACTCTATATAAACTCTATATatgtaattgtttaatttacttaaaaacaactaaaacctaggaaaatatatataatagagaaagagaaagtttatatatataaactttctctttctctctctctattatataatatatatatatatatatatatatatatatatatatatatatatatatatatatatatatatatttatttatttatttatttttattttttattttttttttcctagtttttagttgtttttttaagtagaTTAAGCAATTACATTTTGCACTGTAGAAAATTAGACTACAGACTTGAATAATAAGACAAGTATAATTAGTGTATTATATAAATGCTTGGTGGTCTCATTCAGCTCAGATTACATGCTTTCAGTGTATTCTTTACAATATAATGTAGTTGCAGAGTAATTCATGCTGCACCTGCAGTGACTGCCATTACTGCTATCATCTAGGT
This region of Electrophorus electricus isolate fEleEle1 chromosome 11, fEleEle1.pri, whole genome shotgun sequence genomic DNA includes:
- the pkd2l1 gene encoding polycystic kidney disease 2-like 1 protein isoform X2 produces the protein MQHLNTRADSHLGGQGDCELDTFGKGGWVNQAYSGSPPPVQHSISTIYSPQPLFHSPLESMSKLSTPNPGEGSMLSQPLATKSSGCCSSFLRGIKGLWGTRLTEDTTENRELFVRTTLRELLVYILFLVDICLLTYGMTSSTTYYYTKVMTDLFVNTPSDSGLTFQSIGVMDDLWTYTQGPLLDGLYWTRWYNNQSLDTGMHSFIYYENMLLGVPRIRQLKVKDKSCKVPSDFKEEITDCFDVYSDKKEDNSVFGLINGTAWQYQTEKEMNGSSHWGMLATYSGGGYYLDLTLTKEESAALLANLKDNLWLDHGTRVVFIDFSTYNANINLFCVIRLVVEFPATGGAVPSYQIRTVKLIRYITTWDYFIIGCEIVFCVFIFYYIVEEILELRIHRLSYFKSIWNTLDVVVILLAIVAIIFNVFRTIKVDRLLGNLLKEPNMYADFEFLAFWQTQYNNMNAVNLFFAWIKIFKYISFNKTMTQLSSTLARCATDILGFTQFRIILGDFDYDGIERANRILGPIYFFTYVFFVFFVLLNMFLAIINDTYSEVKEELASQKDELQISDLIKQSYTKTFMKLKLKKEKISDVQKALQSGSKELEFKDFRETLKEMGHADHEISAAFSRFDQDGNQILDLVEQETMRRELEEKRDALNAELHNLGLNYGNSGHLTEDKEKATSIPVTQEQFQKLVKQVVELECALATTMSKMDLVMEKMRFQDIGKTNKKETTGTHLTITNEERPASGANILVNLERGVRREVPSWSSTAQLGNTENRIYQDICWPTATENSNTTI
- the pkd2l1 gene encoding polycystic kidney disease 2-like 1 protein isoform X1, which codes for MQHLNTRADSHLGGQGDCELDTFGKGGWVNQAYSGSPPPVQHSISTIYSPQPLFHSPLESMSKLSTPNPGEGSMLSQPLATKSSGCCSSFLRGIKGLWGTRLTEDTTENRELFVRTTLRELLVYILFLVDICLLTYGMTSSTTYYYTKVMTDLFVNTPSDSGLTFQSIGVMDDLWTYTQGPLLDGLYWTRWYNNQSLDTGMHSFIYYENMLLGVPRIRQLKVKDKSCKVPSDFKEEITDCFDVYSDKKEDNSVFGLINGTAWQYQTEKEMNGSSHWGMLATYSGGGYYLDLTLTKEESAALLANLKDNLWLDHGTRVVFIDFSTYNANINLFCVIRLVVEFPATGGAVPSYQIRTVKLIRYITTWDYFIIGCEIVFCVFIFYYIVEEILELRIHRLSYFKSIWNTLDVVVILLAIVAIIFNVFRTIKVDRLLGNLLKEPNMYADFEFLAFWQTQYNNMNAVNLFFAWIKIFKYISFNKTMTQLSSTLARCATDILGFAIMFFIVFFAYAQLGYLLFGTEVESFSTFYKCIFTQFRIILGDFDYDGIERANRILGPIYFFTYVFFVFFVLLNMFLAIINDTYSEVKEELASQKDELQISDLIKQSYTKTFMKLKLKKEKISDVQKALQSGSKELEFKDFRETLKEMGHADHEISAAFSRFDQDGNQILDLVEQETMRRELEEKRDALNAELHNLGLNYGNSGHLTEDKEKATSIPVTQEQFQKLVKQVVELECALATTMSKMDLVMEKMRFQDIGKTNKKETTGTHLTITNEERPASGANILVNLERGVRREVPSWSSTAQLGNTENRIYQDICWPTATENSNTTI